Proteins encoded within one genomic window of Humulus lupulus chromosome 1, drHumLupu1.1, whole genome shotgun sequence:
- the LOC133812726 gene encoding GATA transcription factor 5-like encodes MECVEAAFKTSFEENGVTTDDFFVDDLLNFSNEDGFVEEEEPEEEEDKGFASVSPSLNQNQTEAELDNSNPTSTSFSPKHEFGPVPATTELSVPVDELANLEWLSHFVEDSFSEFSTPYLAGVSAEKPKNQTEEVSEPKKLTLPEQPCFSTPVPAKARSKRARTGGRVWSLGSPSLTESSSSSTSSSSSSSLSSPWLLYQTLSQDPAGSVEKPPAKKAKKKSTQTDATGSLTGQPSRRCSHCGVQKTPQWRTGPLGAKTLCNACGVRFKSGRLLPEYRPACSPTFSSELHSNHHRKVLEMRRKKEDVPVAESGFAPPVVPSF; translated from the exons ATGGAATGCGTTGAAGCGGCGTTCAAGACCAGTTTTGAAGAGAATGGTGTGACCACCGACGATTTTTTTGTGGACGACCTTCTTAACTTCTCTAATGAAGATGGTTTTGTCGAAGAAGAAGAACCAGAAGAAGAGGAAGACAAGGGCTTTGCCTCAGTTTCTCCTTCTCTAAACCAAAACCAAACTGAGGCAGAACTAGATAACTCTAACCCCACAAGTACGAGTTTTTCACCCAAACACGAGTTTGGCCCCGTGCCCGCCACCACTGAACTCAGCGTTCCG GTGGATGAGTTAGCAAACCTCGAATGGCTATCCCATTTTGTCGAGGATTCGTTCTCGGAATTCTCTACACCGTACCTTGCCGGAGTTTCGGCTGAGAAGCCCAAAAACCAGACCGAAGAAGTATCCGAACCGAAAAAGCTCACTCTACCCGAGCAGCCTTGTTTCAGTACTCCGGTACCAGCCAAGGCCAGAAGCAAGAGAGCCCGAACCGGCGGGAGGGTTTGGTCACTGGGTTCCCCTTCTCTCACAGAATCCTCCTCAAGTTCAACCTCTTCGTCCTCGTCTTCTTCCCTTTCGAGCCCCTGGCTCTTATACCAGACACTGAGCCAAGACCCGGCCGGTTCAGTTGAAAAGCCTCCGGCGAAAAAAGCCAAGAAAAAATCCACTCAGACTGACGCCACCGGTTCACTGACGGGCCAGCCGTCTCGCCGGTGCAGCCATTGCGGCGTTCAGAAGACCCCTCAGTGGAGAACCGGTCCACTGGGGGCAAAGACGCTCTGCAACGCTTGCGGGGTCAGGTTCAAGTCGGGTCGACTATTACCCGAATACAGACCCGCTTGCAGCCCAACTTTCTCAAGCGAGTTGCACTCTAATCACCACCGGAAAGTGCTCGAGATGCGGCGGAAGAAGGAGGACGTGCCTGTAGCCGAGTCCGGTTTTGCTCCCCCGGTTGTACCgagtttttga